A genomic window from Nicotiana sylvestris chromosome 11, ASM39365v2, whole genome shotgun sequence includes:
- the LOC138881074 gene encoding uncharacterized protein, translated as MPSEGWVKVNTDGASRGNPGKSSIGVCVRNQEGDVIYALGKEINEATNTEAKALAFLEALKIGNEHNYNNVWLQTDSMPIKKFVEELWKTPWCIVKYMEEIWQLMGRGNYRVSHIYREGDKQAYYLANYAIDIGDIEFHGFWQLDSKGRKIVNQDKLQCPYLRVKVARN; from the coding sequence ATGCCTAGTGAGGGATGGGTTAAAGTCAACACTGATGGTGCTTCGAGGGGGAATCCGGGAAAGAGTTCAATTGGGGTTTGTGTGAGGAATCAGGAAGGTGATGTTATTTATGCTCTTGGAAAGGAGATTAATGAGGCAACCAATACTGAAGCTAAAGCACTTGCATTTCTGGAGGCCTTAAAGATAGGCAATGAGCACAATTACAATAATGTTTGGTTGCAAACTGATTCCATGCCGATAAAGAAATTTGTTGAAGAATTGTGGAAAACTCCTTGGTGTATTGTCAAATATATGGAGGAAATTTGGCAACTAATGGGCAGGGGTAATTACAGGGTGTCACACATCTACAGGGAAGGAGACAAACAAGCGTACTACCTTGCCAACTATGCTATCGATATAGGAGACATTGAATTCCATGGCTTTTGGCAGCTGGATTCAAAGGGAAGGAAAATAGTCAATCAAGACAAACTCCAATGCCCATATTTGAGGGTGAAAGTTGCAAGGAATTAA